A section of the Hemibagrus wyckioides isolate EC202008001 linkage group LG04, SWU_Hwy_1.0, whole genome shotgun sequence genome encodes:
- the LOC131351526 gene encoding extracellular calcium-sensing receptor → MIGNPEYPQLSKDGDVIIGGAFSIHSKITLQPLSFTEKPQRLICTSLNFREFRFVQTMIFAIDEINKSGLLPNISIGYKIFDSCGSTLASMRSAVGLINGQELTAQETCSGHSAVQAIIGESESSSTIVMSRATGPFKIPVISHFATCACLSNRNEYPSFFRTIPSDYYQSRALAQLVKYFGWTWVGAVRSDNDYGNNGMATFVEAAAKEGVCIEYNEAILRTNSKESIAKVVEIIKKGTAKVLVAFLAQNEMDVLLDEAFAQNVTGLQWVGSESWITARYLATETTSKVISSALGFTINKSKIPGLKDFLLKVHPSQIPSNSLLIEFWEITFGCQFSPKTVDVKLCTGFEDLKEINNTFTDVSELRISNNVYKAVYAIAHALHNALACNANGNVNCTQKNLFLQGQVLESLQHVNFTMPSGEHVYFSANGDPTAKYELVNWQKNSAGEINFVAVGYYDASLPTDKQFVMNPVNIVWAENSNVVGMKGTERPRSVCSESCEPGFRQAQIKGRPPCCFACIQCPVGEISNETDSVECIRCPLEYWSNENHSLCVPKKVEFLSFDENMGILLTAVSLTGVSITVAVGLVFFYFRNTPLVKASNFELSLLLLFSLTLCFLCSLTFIGQPSEWSCMLRHTAFSITFALCMSCVLARTIAVVMAFKATVPGSSFPQCSVPVQRMSVFCCTLFQVIICVLWLTLAPPVPQKNMAHYIDKIILECDLGSNLGFWAVLVYIGLLALLCFILAFLARKLPDNFNEAKFITFSMLIFCAVWITFIPAYVSSPGKFTVAVEIFAILASSFGLLFCIFIPKCYIIILKPEKNTRKHLMGKANTKS, encoded by the exons ATGATTGGGAACCCCGAGTACCCCCAGCTCTCCAAGGATGGTGATGTCATCATTGGAGGAGCTTTTTCAATTCACAGCAAAATTACATTACAGCCACTGTCATTTACTGAGAAGCCACAACGTCTAATCTGCAcaag TCTGAACTTCAGAGAATTCCGGTTTGTTCAGACCATGATCTTTGCTAttgatgaaataaacaaaagtgGCCTACTTCCTAATATTTCCATTGGATATAAGATATTTGATAGTTGTGGCTCAACATTAGCCTCAATGAGATCAGCAGTGGGTTTAATAAATGGTCAGGAACTTACAGCTCAAGAAACATGCTCTGGACATTCAGCAGTGCAAGCCATCATTGGGGAATCAGAGTCTTCCTCAACCATAGTTATGTCAAGAGCAACAGGGCCATTCAAGATTCCAGTG ATCAGTCATTTTGCTACCTGTGCTTGCTTGAGCAACAGAAATGAATATCCATCCTTCTTCAGAACAATTCCCAGTGATTACTACCAGAGCAGAGCTCTAGCACAGTTAGTGAAATATTTTGGATGGACCTGGGTTGGAGCAGTAAGAAGCGACAATGATTATGGCAACAACGGCATGGCCACATTTGTGGAGGCAGCTGCAAAAGAGGGAGTCTGCATTGAGTATAATGAAGCAATTCTAAGGACTAATTCAAAAGAGAGCATTGCTAAAGTTGTAGAAATAATCAAAAAAGGCACAGCTAAGGTGTTAGTAGCATTTCTGGCTCAAAATGAAATGGATGTTTTGTTAGATGAGGCCTTTGCTCAAAATGTGACAGGGCTGCAATGGGTAGGCAGTGAGTCCTGGATAACTGCCAGATACTTAGCAACTGAAACTACATCAAAAGTAATCAGCAGTGCATTAGGATTTACCATCAATAAATCTAAAATACCAGGGCTAAAGGACTTCCTGCTAAAGGTTCACCCATCTCAGATTCCCTCAAATTCCCTGTTGATAGAATTCTGGGAAATTACATTTGGATGTCAGTTTTCACCCAAAACAGTGGATGTGAAACTTTGTACTGGATTTGAAGATctcaaagaaataaataatacattcacTGATGTTTCAGAGCTAAGGATTTCCAACAATGTGTATAAAGCAGTTTATGCAATAGCTCATGCTCTACATAATGCTTTGGCTTGCAATGCTAATGGAAATGTAAACTGCACCCAAAAAAATCTGTTCCTACAGGGTcag GTACTAGAATCCTTACAGCATGTGAACTTTACAATGCCATCAGGTGAACATGTGTATTTCAGTGCTAACGGAGACCCTACTGCAAAATATGAGCTGGTGAACTGGCAGAAAAATTCAGCTGGCGAAATAAACTTTGTTGCAGTGGGTTACTACGATGCCTCTCTCCCAACCGACAAGCAGTTTGTCATGAATCCTGTTAATATAGTTTGGGCTGAAAATAGCAATGTGGTAGGTATGAAAGGCACAGAA AGGCCAAGATCTGTCTGCAGTGAGAGCTGTGAGCCAGGATTCAGACAGGCACAAATCAAAGGGAGGCCACCATGCTGCTTTGCCTGTATACAATGCCCTGTGGGTGAAATCAGCAACGAGACTG ACTCTGTTGAATGCATCAGATGCCCTCTGGAATACTGGTCAAATGAAAATCACAGCCTGTGTGTTCCAAAGAAAGTGGAATTCCTTTCGTTTGATGAAAACATGGGGATTCTCCTGACAGCTGTTTCATTAACAGGAGTTTCTATTACTGTAGCAGTAGGACTGGTGTTTTTCTATTTTAGAAACACACCACTTGTAAAGGCAAGCAACTTTGAACTGAGCCTCctgcttctcttctctctgactctgtgttttctttgttcACTTACTTTCATTGGACAGCCTTCTGAGTGGTCCTGTATGCTGCGCCACACAGCATTCAGCATTACATTTGCGCTTTGTATGTCCTGTGTTTTAGCTAGAACAATTGCAGTGGTGATGGCATTTAAAGCCACAGTACCAGGTAGCAGTTTCCCCCAATGTTCAGTGCCTGTACAGCGCATGAGTGTTTTCTGCTGCACTCTTTTTCAAGTTATTATATGTgtgctgtggttaacacttgcACCACCAGTGCCTCAAAAAAACATGGCTCATTATATAGATAAAATAATACTAGAATGTGACTTGGGCTCAAACCTAGGTTTCTGGGCTGTGCTGGTATATATAGGACTTTTGGCTCTTTTATGCTTTATTTTAGCTTTTCTGGCTCGTAAACTGCCTGATAATTTTAATGAAGCTAAATTCATCACATTCAGCATGCTCATATTCTGTGCAGTTTGGATTACATTTATTCCTGCTTATGTCAGCTCCCCTGGAAAATTCACTGTAGCTGTGGAAATATTTGCTATTCTGGCTTCCAGTTTTGGTTTACTATTCTGTATCTTTATTCCAAAATGTTATATCATCATACTAAAGCCAGAAAAGAATACAAGAAAGCATCTAATGGGCAAAGCAAATACAAAATCTTAA